One Pseudobacteroides sp. genomic window, TGAAAAGTTGAAGCGTTCCATTGAGGAATTCGGATATGTGGAACCGGTTATCTGGAACAAGACCACAGGCAATGTGGTGGGAGGACATCAGAGATTGAAAATCCTTCACCAGATGGGTTTCGAGGAAGTGGACTGCGTGGTGGTGGAACTGGATGAACAAAAGGAAAAGGCATTAAATATCGCTCTTAATAAAATAGGCGGAGAATGGGACAATGAAAAACTGGCACTGCTCATTTCAGATTTGAATGACAGTGCCTTTGATATTTCATTGACAGGTTTTGATGCTGCTGAAATTGATGAACTTTTCAAAGATAAGATAAATAACAAAATCAAGGAAGATGGCTTTGACGAGCCTCTTCCTGAAAACCCCGTTACCAAACAGGGAGACATCTGGATTCTTGGAAGGCACAGGCTTATCTGCGGTGACAGCACAAAGGCTGAAACCTATAAAGCTTTGATGGACGGTAAAAAAGCAAACCTTGTTGTAACAGACCCGCCGTATAATGTGGCTTATGAAGGTACTGCCGGAACAATTCGGAATGACAACATGGATGACAAAAAGTTTTATGATTTCCTGCTCTCGGCTTACAAAGGTATGTATGACAGCCTTGCAGATGGTGGTTCGATTTACGTTTTCCATGCAGACAGGGAGACAGTGAATTTCAGAACAGCATTTAAGGATGCGGGTTTCTTCTGTCATCAGACCTGCATTTGGATTAAGAATTCTCCTGTTTTAGGACGCTGTGATTATCAATACAGTCATGAGCCTGTTCTTGTAGGTTGGAAGCCAACCGCAGGACATAAATTCTATGGGGACAGAAAGCAGCGTACCACCTGGAACTTTGACAGACCAACCAAATCAAAGCACCATCCGACAATGAAGCCCATTGCTTTGGTGGCATACCCAATAATGAATTCAAGTCTTACCAACAGCATTGTACTTGATCCTTTTGGCGGAAGTGGTTCAACATTGATTGCCTGTGAACAGACGGAGCGAATATGCCACACCATTGAGTTGGATGAAAAATATGCAGATGTGATTGTGAAGCGGTTTATAGAACAGCAGGGTTCGGATAATGATGTGTTCCTTATGAGGGATGGTGTTGAAATTCCACATAGCAAGGTGGTGGCTGCCGATGAGTAATCTTACACTTGGCAGCCTTTTTGATGGGAGCGGAGGATTTCCTTTGGGTGCGGTGATAAACGGAATAATTCCTGTATGGGCAAGTGAAATTGAACCCTTCCCTATCAGAGTGACATCCAAGAAGCTCCCATTTGTAAAACACTATGGGGATTTAACAAAAATAAATGGTGCAGAAATTGAGCCAGTGGATATTATAACCTTCGGTTCACCCTGCACCGACATGTCTGTGGCAGGAAAAAGAGCGGGACTTGAAGGAAAACAGTCAGTTCTTTTCCATGAAGCCATCAGAATTATCAAGGAAATGAGGTGTAAAACCAATGGAATGTATCCACGATTTATCGTGTGGGAGAACGTGCCGGGCGCATTCTCAAGCGGAAAGGGAGAAGATTTCAGGGCAGTCATTACCGAAATCGCAAAGATTAAAGATGAAGCCGTTGATGTTCCTATGCCTGAAAAGGACAAATGGTTGTGTGCGGGAGAAATCTTGGGAGATGATTTTTCTGTTGCCTGGCGAACCATTGATGCACAATTTTGGGGAGTCGCCCAAAGACGCCGTAGAATCTACCTTGTCGCAGATTTTACAGACCAATGTGCCGGGAAAATATTATTTGAGTTCGAAAGCTTGTCAGGGTATTCTCCGAAGGGCATCCAACAGAGGGAAACAACTACCGGAGATGCTGAGGGTTGCATTGGAGCGCCAGTCTGCTTTGAACCGGGAGCGGCTTCAAGATTAGGCGGTCACTGTTGGAAGGACTCAACCTGTACCCTACGAGCAGATATGGGAGATAATCAGCTTGCGGTTGCCATTGAAAACCATCCTGCAGACAGCAGAGTTAAGATTGATGACAGTGGTAAAATTCAAACATTAACTTCCAGTATGGGTACCGGTGGAGGAAATGTGCCGTTGGTTATGAATGAGCGTCAATACGCTCTGACCGTAACCGAGGACAAAGCAAACACACTTACTGGCACCGACTATAAAGGAACCCAGTGTGTTTTTGAACCGAATTGTGATCTGAAGCCTGCAACAATGAAAATTCGTTCCGGCTGTGAAGGTGGAGGGAAAGGTGCATTGGTGCAGGAGGATAAATCGGCAACCCTCTCTTGTAATAATGAGCAGACGGTTTTTGTGCCAAAAGCTTATGGCATCTGCTCTGATAAAAGCAATTCAATGCTCTCGGGCAATCCCAACAGTGGAATTTATGAAGCCGAGACGAGCAGAACCCTTGACGGAACTGGTGGAAATCCTTCCTGCAATCAAGGCGGAATTGCCGTGGTTGCCCTTCAAGGAAGCATGATTGGGAGAGCCGATAAAAATGGACCACAGGGTGATGGCATCAATGAAGATGTCAGCTTTACCTTAAATACTGCCGACCGCCATGCTGTTGCTTATAGCTTGGACAGGGCAAGTTTTAATCAAGGTCAGAATGCCCAATTTGATATAAGTATTCAGGAGGAGCAATCACAGACACTTGTTGCAAAGGGTCCCCATGCTGTGGCACAACCGGGAAGCTTCTATCCCTATATGAAAGCTGAAAGCCAGTGTTTCAGAACGGATGGAAAAGCCAATACTCTGGTTAATGGAACTTGCCCCGGCTGTCATAATGGAGTAGTTGAAGCTGAGTATACAGTCAGAAGGCTTACCCCTACTGAATGTGCATTACTACAAGGATTTCCTGCAGATTGGTGTTTGAACCTTGAAACAGAGAATCCATCAGATGAGGAAACCGACTGGTGGCGCAGAGTTTTTGAGGAACATCGAAATATCATGGGAACAAGCACGAAAGCCAAAACCAGAAGTCAGATTATAAAGTGGCTTCAAAATCCTTACTCTGATGCTGCGGAATATAAAATGTGGGGTAACGGTGTTGCACTTCCGTGTGTATGCTTTGTTCTCGCTGGTATTGCTTGGGTGCATGAAAACAAAATTAATAGTGATGAATGACTTGCTATTTCACAGCTTTAGAGTGATATATGTACTTACCAAGAAAGAAAGGTAGGTATTTTTTATGCTCAAAAGTGCTGAAATTACTTTAATTGAAAGGAGCGAGGTAAATGGTTAAATTTTCTCAAAAGGTAACAGGTGTTGAAAGAAAAGGAATGGCTGCAATCATTGCCGAAGCAACCGGTCAGCAGGTGAAATACTCAGGTGTTCCATCTTATGCTTACGAAATTGGTGGCTGGAGTATAGACAGAGACGGAATTGTTTATTCCCCAACCTTTGACACAAACCAAATCCTAGATTATAAGAAAGTGCTTGATGCTTTGAATCTTCCAGAATTGACAGCCGAGGGTGACCTTTGCATTACATTTTCTACTGAAGGACACAATGAAGTGACGCTTCAAAACTTGTCAGCACTAATAAAAAGCAAAGCAAATTTGCTTGAAAAATCACTTTCAAGACCTGCAGAGCAAGATTGGACAGTTTCATTAGATACAGAATCAGAAATTAAATTTACGTTTTTTAATGCAACATTAAATTTTGACGAGGTAAAGGCATTCATCCTTCTTGCAGAAAAATTGAGTCAGCAGGCAAAGGCACTTAAATACTGCTCGGCAAAAGAGAAAGCTGTGGAAAATGAAAAATATGCAATGAGGTGCTTTCTCCTCCGATTAGGTTTCATCGGGGATGAATATAAAACCGAGAGGAAAATCCTTCTCGGCAGACTTTCTGGCAATGCTGCATTCAAAAGTGAACAGCATAGTATTCAGGAGGTGGCATCGGCATGAGCAATATTTCAAAGGAACAACTTCTGCTTCTTCGAAAAAAGTATCCTCCCGGAACGAGGGTTGAACTGTTAAGAATGAATGACCCATATTCCGACCTATCAAGGGGAGAAACCGGAACTGTAATTTCAGTGGATGACATTGGAACCATTCATGTGAGATGGGACTCGGGTTCAAGTCTTGGAATTGTTTATGGAGAGGATAGCTGCAGAGTGATAGAAACACAGTAAAGTCAAGCTATACAGGCATAATAAAGTGTGTTTTATTATGCCTTATTGCCTTGCTATATAGTCCTTTTAGAGTGATATATGTATATACCCGAAGGGGAAAAACACACTTTGAAAGGTGGCAAGGTTATGAAAAACACAAGGTTTGGAATCGAAATTGAATTTACAGGAA contains:
- a CDS encoding site-specific DNA-methyltransferase translates to MNIQRIKTNILNPADYNPRKDLKPGDAEFEKLKRSIEEFGYVEPVIWNKTTGNVVGGHQRLKILHQMGFEEVDCVVVELDEQKEKALNIALNKIGGEWDNEKLALLISDLNDSAFDISLTGFDAAEIDELFKDKINNKIKEDGFDEPLPENPVTKQGDIWILGRHRLICGDSTKAETYKALMDGKKANLVVTDPPYNVAYEGTAGTIRNDNMDDKKFYDFLLSAYKGMYDSLADGGSIYVFHADRETVNFRTAFKDAGFFCHQTCIWIKNSPVLGRCDYQYSHEPVLVGWKPTAGHKFYGDRKQRTTWNFDRPTKSKHHPTMKPIALVAYPIMNSSLTNSIVLDPFGGSGSTLIACEQTERICHTIELDEKYADVIVKRFIEQQGSDNDVFLMRDGVEIPHSKVVAADE
- a CDS encoding DNA cytosine methyltransferase, with the translated sequence MSNLTLGSLFDGSGGFPLGAVINGIIPVWASEIEPFPIRVTSKKLPFVKHYGDLTKINGAEIEPVDIITFGSPCTDMSVAGKRAGLEGKQSVLFHEAIRIIKEMRCKTNGMYPRFIVWENVPGAFSSGKGEDFRAVITEIAKIKDEAVDVPMPEKDKWLCAGEILGDDFSVAWRTIDAQFWGVAQRRRRIYLVADFTDQCAGKILFEFESLSGYSPKGIQQRETTTGDAEGCIGAPVCFEPGAASRLGGHCWKDSTCTLRADMGDNQLAVAIENHPADSRVKIDDSGKIQTLTSSMGTGGGNVPLVMNERQYALTVTEDKANTLTGTDYKGTQCVFEPNCDLKPATMKIRSGCEGGGKGALVQEDKSATLSCNNEQTVFVPKAYGICSDKSNSMLSGNPNSGIYEAETSRTLDGTGGNPSCNQGGIAVVALQGSMIGRADKNGPQGDGINEDVSFTLNTADRHAVAYSLDRASFNQGQNAQFDISIQEEQSQTLVAKGPHAVAQPGSFYPYMKAESQCFRTDGKANTLVNGTCPGCHNGVVEAEYTVRRLTPTECALLQGFPADWCLNLETENPSDEETDWWRRVFEEHRNIMGTSTKAKTRSQIIKWLQNPYSDAAEYKMWGNGVALPCVCFVLAGIAWVHENKINSDE
- a CDS encoding virulence factor; translation: MVKFSQKVTGVERKGMAAIIAEATGQQVKYSGVPSYAYEIGGWSIDRDGIVYSPTFDTNQILDYKKVLDALNLPELTAEGDLCITFSTEGHNEVTLQNLSALIKSKANLLEKSLSRPAEQDWTVSLDTESEIKFTFFNATLNFDEVKAFILLAEKLSQQAKALKYCSAKEKAVENEKYAMRCFLLRLGFIGDEYKTERKILLGRLSGNAAFKSEQHSIQEVASA
- a CDS encoding DUF4314 domain-containing protein, with amino-acid sequence MSNISKEQLLLLRKKYPPGTRVELLRMNDPYSDLSRGETGTVISVDDIGTIHVRWDSGSSLGIVYGEDSCRVIETQ